Below is a genomic region from Macaca thibetana thibetana isolate TM-01 chromosome 1, ASM2454274v1, whole genome shotgun sequence.
GGGGTCAGGCCCTCCCCCTGTCATGAAGAGCAGCTGAGCAGCTGGGCCAGGCGGGTGGGTGGGGACTCAGCTGCCATCCCTGGCATCCATTGTCCCAGGACAAGCAGGAGTTCTCTGGCCTTTGGTGACAGGCAGCTGCTTTGTCTGGACTCACagtgggggaaggggtgggggggctgctgggctgggtctcagccttttctcctcctccccaccctctttCAGGACCATCTGTGGCACCCCCAACTATGTGGCTCCAGAAGTGCTACTGAGACAGGGCCATGGGCCCGAGGCGGATGTGTGGTCACTGGGCTGTGTCATGTGAGTCGCAGGGTCCAGGTTCGGCAGCAGACAggtggtgggtgtgtgggtggggtaTCCCCTCCACTTTACTCCTGACCCCTTGGCCCTGCCCTATAGGTACACGCTGCTCTGCGGGAGCCCTCCCTTTGAGACAGCTGACCTGAAGGAGACGTACCGCTGCATCAAGCAGGTTCACTACACGCTGCCTGCCAGCCTCTCACTGCCTGCTCGGCAGCTCCTGGCTGCCATCCTTCGGGCCTCACCCCGAGACCGCCCCTCTATTGACCAGATCTTGCGCCATGACTTCTTTACCAAGGTCTGTGGCTCCCCAGACCTCTAAGTCCATCTGCGTATTCCCAGGGATTGAAAGAGTGCAGGTGACAGGGTCCCTGGAGCCCCTCTTCTCTGTTCACACGGCTCCCCTCCCTAGGGCTACACCCCCGATCGACTCCCTATCAGCAGCTGCGTGACAGTCCCAGACCTGACACCCCCCAACCCGGCTAGGAGTCTGTTTGCCAAAGTTACCAAGAGCCTCTTTGGCAGAAAGAAGAACAAGAGTGAGTCTGGGGTGTCAGTGGGTTGAGGGGGCAGAGCAGCAGAGCAGCTTGTCCCATTCGTCTcgggtgtgtgagtgtgggtgccTGGTAACTCCTGGGGAGAGCATGTGCAGTACaggcacttggggaggccaatcTCTGTGTCATCCCTGTGGGAAGTGGAGGGGCTGGGCAGGATACTGAGGATGGTATCATCCTTCACCTCCAGGTAAGAATCATGCCCAGGAGAGGGACGAGGTCTCCTGTTTGGTAAGCGGCCTCATGCGCACGTCGGTTGGCCATCAGGATGCCAGGCCAGAGGTGAGGTGCTCACGTGGACACTGTTCCCCTGACTCACCCCCACCCTAGCAGCTGAGGGAAGCCCAGGATAAAAGGCTGCTGAAGCATCCAACCTCGTGGTGGCCTAATTGGCTGTGTGTCACCAGCCTGGCGGGGCTGACCTGGGGTgccctgggaggcagggcagggccggGCCATGGACTCAAGGGTTTGGATTTTGGGGCCTGTCTCACTCCCTTTCCCTGCCCAACCCTCCAGGCTCCAGCAGCTTCTGGCCCAGCCCCTGTCAGCCTGGTAGAGACAGCACCTGAGGACAGCTCACCCCGTGGGACACTGGCAAGCAGTGGAGATGGTGAGGAGCCAGGGAGGATGAGAGGTGCCAGAGGTTGCTGGAGCTGAGATCAGGGACCAGAGGGAAGGAGTGGGCAGAGGGGCCTGGCCTGGGTCCTGGGGTGCTAATTCCTAAATCTCCGTGCCCTGTCTCCTTCAGGATTTGAAGAAGGTCTGACTGTGGCCACAGTAGTGGAGTCAGCCCTCTGTGCGCTGAGAAACTGTGTGGCCTTCATGCCCCCAGGTAAGGCTGGGGTCTGGTACATGCTGCTGTCGTGGGAGTTCTGTGGCTGGGAGTTCTGCTCCTGGCAGCCAGGAGCAGGTCCTGACTCCCTCCGTTCCCATGACAGCGGAACAGAACCCGGCCCCGCTGGCCCAGCCAGAGCCTCTGGTGTGGGTCAGCAAGTGGGTTGACTACTCCAATAAGTTCGGCTTTGGGTATCAACTGTCCAGCCGCCGTGTGGCTGTGCTCTTCAACGATGGCACACATATGGCCCTGTCAGCCAACAGAAAGTAAGTGCTGTTATGGGGTGCCTTGTATTCAGGCCACTAACCCAGCAGGGCCGCACCCTCCTGCgtgctcctgggctcaggggtcTGGGTTTCTCAGGGGAGGGGCATCGGTGTAGGGCTCcctctgacctctgcctccccattCTAGGACTGTGCACTACAACCCCACCAGCACAAAGCACTTCTCCTTCTCCGTGGGTGCTGTGCCCCGGGCCCTGCAGCCTCAGCTGAGTATCCTGCGGTACTTCACCTCCTACATGGAGCAGCACCTCATGAAGGTGTGAGGGCTGGGGCTGTGGTACATTGAAAACTAACCCATCCTGAGCTCTCCGATTCCcccttggtggtggtgggggtgctCCAAGCTAGAGGATAAGACATACACTAATGGGGAGGGGGCTGTCTCACGCTGGATCAGTGACCTGCTCCGATCCTGCTCCCAGGGTGGAGATCTGCCCAGTGTGGAAGAGGTAGAGGTACCTGCTCCACCCTTGCTGCTGCAGTGGGTCAAGACGGACCAGGCTCTCCTCATGCTGTTTAGTGATGGCACTGTCCAGGTAAGAGCCTATCCAGGAGTTTCGGGGAAGGTCTGGGAGGCCCAGGGTGCTGGGGAGGAAGCTGGGTCTGGAGCCTAGGTCCTGACCACTGTCATGCTCCTGTGTGCAGGTGAACTTCTACGGGGATCACACCAAGCTGATTCTCAGTGGCTGGGAGCCCCTC
It encodes:
- the PLK3 gene encoding serine/threonine-protein kinase PLK3, whose product is MEPATGFLSPRPFQRAAAEPAPPAGPGPPPSALPGPELEMLAGLPTSDPGRLITDPRSGRTYFKGRLLGKGGFARCYEATDTETGSAYAVKVIPQSRVAKPHQREKILNEIELHRDLQHRHIVRFSHHFEDADNIYIFLELCSRKSLAHIWKARHTLLEPEVRYYLRQILSGLKYLHQRGILHRDLKLGNFFITENMELKVGDFGLAARLEPPEQRKKTICGTPNYVAPEVLLRQGHGPEADVWSLGCVMYTLLCGSPPFETADLKETYRCIKQVHYTLPASLSLPARQLLAAILRASPRDRPSIDQILRHDFFTKGYTPDRLPISSCVTVPDLTPPNPARSLFAKVTKSLFGRKKNKSKNHAQERDEVSCLVSGLMRTSVGHQDARPEAPAASGPAPVSLVETAPEDSSPRGTLASSGDGFEEGLTVATVVESALCALRNCVAFMPPAEQNPAPLAQPEPLVWVSKWVDYSNKFGFGYQLSSRRVAVLFNDGTHMALSANRKTVHYNPTSTKHFSFSVGAVPRALQPQLSILRYFTSYMEQHLMKGGDLPSVEEVEVPAPPLLLQWVKTDQALLMLFSDGTVQVNFYGDHTKLILSGWEPLLVTFVARNRSACTYLASHLRQLGCSPDLRQRLRYALRLLRDRSPA